A genomic region of Gemmatimonadota bacterium contains the following coding sequences:
- the hpaB gene encoding 4-hydroxyphenylacetate 3-monooxygenase, oxygenase component has product MKTPPATGARRGAQLLARLKERPPALWHRGERIEDPTTAPGIGAGVHTLARLYDLQWTNPDDTLFDSPDIGAKVGRSFQVPKTLAELKAVSRSMGQWAQHSLGMMGRLPDYINRSITGYAAGAAFLGETDPRFGANARAYHAYVRDHDLCLTHTLSSPQANRSVHAAQQADPFLAAKVKDETDAGIVIRGCRMLATLPVSDEIMVFPSTFLRNIEEDQRYAYALCLPTDAPGLKFQCRETADYGRSHYDHPLASRFEEMDAVVFFDDVFVPWERVFLYRDVPRCNAAYAETGALANMAHQVLVKNIAKTEYLLGLASLIVDSIAIDSFQHVQEKLAEIWINLETMRAFLVAAETGAAIDKYGVMRPAWAPLDAARNLYPRLYPRMIEIIQQLAASGLVAMPTEADVNGPLAPEIARYFQAARLDALERIPLFRLAWDTAISAFANRQVLYERYFFGDPVRMAGVLVANHDRTEYMDRIRSFLKRAAVDGAVE; this is encoded by the coding sequence GATCCTACCACCGCGCCCGGCATCGGGGCGGGCGTCCATACCTTGGCCCGGCTCTACGACCTCCAGTGGACCAATCCGGACGACACCCTCTTCGACTCTCCCGATATCGGCGCCAAGGTGGGGCGGTCGTTTCAGGTTCCGAAGACGCTGGCCGAGTTGAAGGCCGTGTCCCGCTCGATGGGCCAGTGGGCGCAACACAGTCTCGGGATGATGGGACGGCTCCCGGACTACATCAACCGGTCGATTACCGGCTATGCGGCCGGCGCCGCGTTTCTCGGCGAGACCGACCCCCGGTTCGGCGCCAACGCCCGGGCCTACCACGCCTACGTCCGCGATCACGATCTCTGTCTAACCCACACGCTGAGCAGTCCGCAGGCCAACCGATCCGTCCATGCGGCCCAGCAGGCCGATCCGTTCCTGGCCGCCAAGGTCAAGGATGAAACCGACGCCGGCATCGTGATCCGCGGTTGCCGGATGCTGGCGACCCTGCCGGTGTCGGACGAGATCATGGTCTTTCCTTCGACGTTTCTTCGGAACATCGAGGAGGACCAGCGCTACGCCTACGCCCTCTGTCTTCCGACCGATGCGCCCGGGCTCAAGTTCCAATGCCGGGAAACCGCCGATTACGGCCGCTCGCACTACGATCATCCGTTGGCGTCACGGTTCGAGGAGATGGACGCGGTGGTGTTCTTCGACGATGTCTTCGTCCCGTGGGAGCGGGTCTTCCTGTACCGCGATGTGCCCCGGTGCAACGCGGCGTACGCCGAGACCGGCGCCTTGGCCAACATGGCCCACCAAGTGCTGGTCAAGAACATTGCCAAGACGGAGTACCTGCTCGGGCTGGCCTCGCTGATCGTCGACTCGATTGCCATCGATTCCTTCCAGCATGTCCAGGAAAAGCTGGCCGAAATCTGGATCAATTTGGAAACGATGCGGGCATTCTTGGTGGCCGCGGAGACCGGCGCCGCCATCGACAAGTACGGGGTGATGCGACCGGCGTGGGCCCCGCTCGATGCGGCCCGGAATCTCTATCCGCGGCTCTATCCGCGGATGATCGAGATCATCCAGCAACTGGCGGCCTCCGGCCTCGTGGCGATGCCCACCGAAGCCGACGTCAACGGACCGCTGGCCCCGGAGATCGCCCGGTACTTCCAGGCCGCCCGGCTCGACGCCCTGGAACGAATTCCGCTGTTTCGCTTGGCGTGGGATACGGCGATCTCGGCATTTGCCAACCGCCAAGTGCTCTATGAGCGCTATTTCTTCGGCGATCCAGTGCGAATGGCCGGGGTCTTGGTCGCCAACCACGACCGGACCGAGTACATGGACCGGATCCGGTCATTTCTCAAACGGGCCGCCGTCGACGGAGCCGTCGAGTGA